TGGCGGTCCGGATGCCAATGCGGCCCTTCCCCATGGTTGGCAGCAGCCAGCCATGGTCCGTCAGCTGCCGCGAACGGCGCCGTCGCCACGCCGGGCGCGGCCGCCATACCATCCAGTCCCCACAGCACGCTGGCAGCGACGCAGCCCGGTCTGGCCTGGGCCAGCGCAGCGATCGCCTCGGCCACCTCCTCCGGCGTATGCGCAACGATCAGCCGGGCCAACCAGCTCAGCTGCAACGATCCGTCGTGCGGCATCGGCTCAACAGCATCGGCATGCTTCATCGATGGAGCTCCCCCTGGCGCGGGCCCGCCAACGCCGATGGGCTCCCCTCCAAGGGGTGCGCCACGCGGGCGTCGGGCTTTGCTGAGCCTGCCCCCATGCGGGCGAACGCGCAATACCGATAAACTGCCCGACTGCACCGACCGGCCCGGCGCCGTCGGCCGCCGCCATGCTTCACGCGGCTTCACGCGCCATCCGCAGCACAGGTTTCTGATCCGTCCATGCTCGCCGACACCACCAAAGACGCCATCCGCGCCGCCTATGCACGCCTGAAGGATGGCTTGCCCGGCTTCCGCGCGCGCGCCTCGCAGGGGCGGATGATCGCCGAAGTGGCCAAGGCATTCGGCCAGGCCGGCGGGGTGGCGGTGATCGAGGCGCCCACCGGCACCGGCAAGTCGATGGCCTACCTGATCGCCGGCGTGGAAGTGGCGCGTTTCCAGAAGAAGAAGCTGCTGATCGCCACCGCCACGGTGGCGCTGCAGGAACAGCTGGTACAGCGCGACATCCCGCTGTATCTGCAGCTCAACGGCATCGAGGCGAAGGTGGCGCTGGCCAAGGGCCGCGGCCGCTACCTGTGCCCGCGCAACCTGATGATGGCGGCGAACAGCATCAACGACACCGCGCAGATGGGATTGGCCGGCTTCGACGCGGATCTGGTGCTGTGGACGAAGCCGCCGCAGGCGCGCGACAAGCAGGCACTGGCGAAACTGCGCAACGCGTTCGACCGCAACGAGTGGGATGGCGACATGGACAGCGCGCCGGAGCCGGTCAGCGACCTGCTGCGGCCGATGATCACCACCAGCGCCGGCGGCTGCACCAACCGCAAGTGCGGCCAGTTCATGATCTGCCCCTTCTTCGCTGCGCGCCGCGCGGTGGATGACGCCGAGATCATCGTGGCGAACCAGGACCTGGTGCTGGCCGACCTCACCATGCCGGGCGAGGACGAAGGCGGCGGTGTCCAGGCATGGGGTGGAGTGATCCTGCCGCGGCCGGACGAAACGCTGTACATCTTCGACGAAGGCCATCACGTGCCGGGCAAGGCGATCGACCGCGGCGCAGCCGAGGTTTACATGACCGCCACCGTGCGCCAGCTCAGCCGGCTCGGCCGGCAGGTGCACGCGGCCTACTCGCTCACCGACAAGGAAACCCTGGGCAAGCTCACGCTGGATGCCGGCGACGCGAAGCTGCAGGAACTCAGCGATGCGCTGGAGGAACTGGAAAAGGAAATCCGCCTCGGCTGGCTGCCCGATCCGGCCGAGACCGAACCGATGTACCGCGGCTCGCTGGGCCAACTGCCCGAATCGTGGATGGAACACGCGCGCGGGCTCAGCCTGTGCACCGGCGAGGTGCAGCGCTGGCTCGGTGCGGTGCGCCGCGCCGTGGTCGAGATGACCGACGGCGGCCCGACCCAGGAAGCGCTGTCGCGCGAGCTGGGCATCGCGCTGGAACGCATCGGCAAGCAGGCCAGTTGCTGGCGCGCGTGGTCCAGCGACGATCCGGACGACGCGCCGCCGCTGGCGCGCTGGGTCACGCTGGGTGCCGACCAGCAGCTGGTCTGCCATGCCTCGGCGGTCTCTGCCGCCGGGCTGCTGCGCAGCGTGCTGTGGGGCAACGCCAGCGGCGTGCTGATGACCTCGGCCACGCTGAGCGCGGGCGGCAACTTCCGTGGCTTCGCCGACGCCGTGGGCCTGCCCGACGATGCGGTGACCCTGAGCCTGCCCTCGCCGTTCGACCTTGCTTCACAAGCACGACTCGAAGTGCCGGCGATGCGCACGCTACCGGATGCGCGCGAAGCGCACGCCGAGGAAATCAGCGAATGGCTGGCCGAGAACCTCGACTGGGACGCCGGCAACCTGGTGCTGTTCACCTCGCGCGTGAAGCTCGACCGCGTGTTGCAGAAGCTGCCGATTGCGCAGGTGCGCAAGGTGCGCGCGCAGGGTTCGCTGGGCAAGTCGCAGCTGGTCGCCGAACACTGCGCCGATATCGAGGCCGGCAAGGGCAGCACGCTGTTCGGGCTGGCCTCGTTCGGCGAGGGCCTGGACCTGCCCGGCAAGCTGTGCGAGACGGTGGTGATCACCCAGCTGCCGTTCGCGGTACCCACCGACCCGGTCGGAGCCACCTACGCCGAGTGGCTGGAATCGCGCGGGCGCAACCCGTTCATCGAAGTCAGCATCCCCGAGGCCACGCGCCTGCTCACCCAGTACTGCGGCCGCCTGATCCGCAACGAGACCGACCGCGGCCGCATCGTGCTGCTGGACCGCCGCGTGGTCACCAAGCGCTACGGCAGCGGCATGCTGAAGGCGCTGCCGCCGTTCCAGCGCATCATCGAGAGGACCGCATGATCATCCGCCTGGCCGATTGTCCCTCGCAACCATGGAAAAACGGCTTGGGCCGCACCCGCGAAATAGCCGTCCAGCCGTCCGTCGACGGCGGCGACGGTTTCCTGTGGCGAGTGAGCGTGGCCGAAGTCGACAGCGCCGCGCCGTTCTCCGCGTTCCCCGGCATCGACCGGCAGATCGTGCTGCTCGACGGTGCCGGCTTCACGATGAAGCTGGACGACGGTCGTGTGCACGCGCTGACCACGCCGTTCGTGCCGTTCGCGTTTGCCGGCGAGGCGAAGGTGGACGTGGCGCTCGCCGGCGGCCCTACCCGCGATTTCAACCTGATGGTGCGGCGCGCGCAGGCGCGCGGCGAGGTGTTGCCGTGGCACGAACCGGCAACGCGCAGGCCCGACCCGGCGACGGTGCTGGTCTTCTGTGCCCGCGGCTCGATCGACACCGCCGGCGGTCGCCTGCACGTCGGCGACGCATGGCGACCGCCGCCGCGCGCGGTCGATCCGCTCACGCTGTGCGACGGTGCGCTGGCGCTGGTCGTCCGGGTCAAGCCTCGCGCCAGCTGATCGGCCGCTGCGCTCGCCTATACTCGGGCCACCCACCTGAGCAAGGCGAACTTCATGTCCATCCTGATCCTCGGCCTGCTGATCTTTCTTGGCGTGCATTCGCTGCGCCTGTTTGCCGACGGCTGGCGCAACCGACAGCTGGCGCGGCTGGGCGAGTGGCGCTGGAAAGGCCTGTACACGCTGGTATCGCTGATCGGCTTTGCGCTGATCTGCTGGGGCTTCGGCCTGGCGCGCCAGCACGCCGTGCTGCTCTACGTGCCGCCGCTGGCCTTGCGCCACGCCAACGCGCTGTTCACCCTGGTCGCGTTCGTGCTGGTGGCTGCCGCCTATGTCCCGCGCAACCATCTCAAGGCGAAATTCGGCCACCCGATGCTGCTCGGCGTAAAGGTGTGGGCGTTCGGCCACCTGCTGGCCACCGGCATGCTGCACGACGTGCTGCTGTTCGGCGCCTTCCTGCTGTGGGCGGTGGCGCTGTTCATCGTGTCGCGTCGACGCGACCGCGCGGCGGGCACCGTCTATCCGGCCGGCACGCTGCAAGGCGACGTGCTGGTCGCTGTGATTGGCATCGCCGCCTGGGCCGTGTTCGCGCTGTGGCTGCACCTGTGGCTGATCGGCGTCAATCCGATGGCATGAACCGATGCCGCGGGGGTGTCGGGAGTCATCTGCGCACGCGTGCCGATCTGCGCTAGAGTTCGCCGCACTCCCCACCCGCGAGGACCGACGCATGACCGGTTTCCT
This window of the Rhodanobacter soli genome carries:
- the dinG gene encoding ATP-dependent DNA helicase DinG, whose translation is MLADTTKDAIRAAYARLKDGLPGFRARASQGRMIAEVAKAFGQAGGVAVIEAPTGTGKSMAYLIAGVEVARFQKKKLLIATATVALQEQLVQRDIPLYLQLNGIEAKVALAKGRGRYLCPRNLMMAANSINDTAQMGLAGFDADLVLWTKPPQARDKQALAKLRNAFDRNEWDGDMDSAPEPVSDLLRPMITTSAGGCTNRKCGQFMICPFFAARRAVDDAEIIVANQDLVLADLTMPGEDEGGGVQAWGGVILPRPDETLYIFDEGHHVPGKAIDRGAAEVYMTATVRQLSRLGRQVHAAYSLTDKETLGKLTLDAGDAKLQELSDALEELEKEIRLGWLPDPAETEPMYRGSLGQLPESWMEHARGLSLCTGEVQRWLGAVRRAVVEMTDGGPTQEALSRELGIALERIGKQASCWRAWSSDDPDDAPPLARWVTLGADQQLVCHASAVSAAGLLRSVLWGNASGVLMTSATLSAGGNFRGFADAVGLPDDAVTLSLPSPFDLASQARLEVPAMRTLPDAREAHAEEISEWLAENLDWDAGNLVLFTSRVKLDRVLQKLPIAQVRKVRAQGSLGKSQLVAEHCADIEAGKGSTLFGLASFGEGLDLPGKLCETVVITQLPFAVPTDPVGATYAEWLESRGRNPFIEVSIPEATRLLTQYCGRLIRNETDRGRIVLLDRRVVTKRYGSGMLKALPPFQRIIERTA
- a CDS encoding HutD/Ves family protein, producing the protein MIIRLADCPSQPWKNGLGRTREIAVQPSVDGGDGFLWRVSVAEVDSAAPFSAFPGIDRQIVLLDGAGFTMKLDDGRVHALTTPFVPFAFAGEAKVDVALAGGPTRDFNLMVRRAQARGEVLPWHEPATRRPDPATVLVFCARGSIDTAGGRLHVGDAWRPPPRAVDPLTLCDGALALVVRVKPRAS
- a CDS encoding NnrU family protein, translating into MSILILGLLIFLGVHSLRLFADGWRNRQLARLGEWRWKGLYTLVSLIGFALICWGFGLARQHAVLLYVPPLALRHANALFTLVAFVLVAAAYVPRNHLKAKFGHPMLLGVKVWAFGHLLATGMLHDVLLFGAFLLWAVALFIVSRRRDRAAGTVYPAGTLQGDVLVAVIGIAAWAVFALWLHLWLIGVNPMA